In the genome of Monodelphis domestica isolate mMonDom1 chromosome 2, mMonDom1.pri, whole genome shotgun sequence, one region contains:
- the SETDB1 gene encoding histone-lysine N-methyltransferase SETDB1 isoform X5 → MTSFPGCFGLGTAAAAGMEPQEIAELQQAVVEELGISMEELRQFIDEELEKMDCVKQRKKQLAELETWVVQKESEVAHVDQLFDEASRAVTNCESLVKDFYSKLGLQYRESSSEDEASKPTEVIEIPDEDDDVLSVDSGDAGSRTPKDQKLREAMAALRKSAQDVQKFMDAVNKKTSSQDLSKGALGQVPIELSKDGDLVVNMRILGKKRTKTWHKGTLIAIQTVGAGRKFKVKFDNKGKSLLSGNHIAYDYHPPADKLYVGSRVVAKYKDGNQVWLYAGIVAETPNVKNKLRFLIFFDDGYASYVTQSELYPICRPLKKTWEDIEDISCRDFIEEYITAYPNRPMVLLKSGQLIKTEWEGTWWKSRVEEVDGSLVKILFLDRLRPLSLLPRHQDDKRCEWIYRGSTRLEPMFSMKTSTASTLEKKQGGQLRTRPNMGDEGTWWSRT, encoded by the exons ATGACTTCCTTTCCTGGGTGTTTTGGTTTGGGTACTGCTGCAGCAGCTGGGATGGAACCTCAAGAGATTGCTGAGCTACAGCAGGCTGTGGTGGAGGAGCTGGGTATCTCCATGGAAGAACTGCGACAGTTTATCGATGAGGAACTGGAAAAGATGGACTGTGTGAAGCAGCGCAAGAAGCAGCTAGCTGAGTTGGAGACATGGGTGGTGCAAAAAGAGTCTGAAGTTGCCCATGTTGATCAACTCTTTGATGAAGCATCCAG GGCAGTGACTAATTGTGAATCTCTGGTGAAGGATTTCTACTCCAAACTGGGGCTGCAGTATCGAGAGAGCAGTTCTGAAGATGAAGCCTCTAAACCCACAGAAGTAATTGAGATTcctgatgaggatgatgatgtcCTCAGTGTTGATTCAG GTGATGCAGGCAGTAGAACCCCAAAGGACCAGAAG CTTCGAGAAGCTATGGCTGCCCTGAGGAAGTCAGCTCAGGATGTCCAGAAGTTCATGGATGCTGTCAACAAGAAGACTAGTTCCCAGGACCTGAGTAAAG GAGCCTTGGGTCAAGTACCTATTGAACTGAGTAAGGATGGTGATCTAGTAGTCAACATGAGAATCCTGGGCAAGAAAAGGACCAAGACATGGCATAAGGGAACCCTCATTGCCATCCAGACAGTTG GGGCTGGGAGGAAGTTCAAAGTCAAATTTGACAACAAAGGGAAGAGCCTATTGTCTGGAAACCATATTGCCTATGACTACCACCCTCCAGCGGACAAGTTGTATGTGGGCAGCCGTGTGGTAGCCAAGTATAAGGATGGGAATCAGGTTTGGCTCTATGCTGGCATCGTGGCTGAGACTCCAAATGTCAAAAATAAGCTCAG attcctcatcttcTTTGATGATGGCTACGCATCCTATGTCACACAGTCTGAGCTCTATCCCATTTGTAGACCAC TGAAGAAGACGTGGGAGGACATAGAGGACATCTCATGCcgtgatttcattgaagaatatATCACTGCCTACCCCAACCGTCCCATGGTGCTACTTAAGAGTGGGCAGCTCATAAAGACTGAATGGGAAGGCACTTGGTGGAAGTCACGGGTGGAAGAGGTGGACGGGAGCCTCGTCAAGATCCTCTTCCTG GACAGACTCCggcctctctcccttctcccccgaCATCAGGATGACAAGCGGTGTGAATGGATCTATCGAGGCTCAACTCGACTGGAGCCCATGTTCAGCATGAAGACATCCACTGCTTCCACACTGGAGAAGAAGCAAGGGGGACAGCTTCGAACACGCCCAAACATGG GAGATGAGGGTACATGGTGGAGTAGGACATAA
- the SETDB1 gene encoding histone-lysine N-methyltransferase SETDB1 isoform X6: protein MTSFPGCFGLGTAAAAGMEPQEIAELQQAVVEELGISMEELRQFIDEELEKMDCVKQRKKQLAELETWVVQKESEVAHVDQLFDEASRAVTNCESLVKDFYSKLGLQYRESSSEDEASKPTEVIEIPDEDDDVLSVDSGDAGSRTPKDQKLREAMAALRKSAQDVQKFMDAVNKKTSSQDLSKGALGQVPIELSKDGDLVVNMRILGKKRTKTWHKGTLIAIQTVGAGRKFKVKFDNKGKSLLSGNHIAYDYHPPADKLYVGSRVVAKYKDGNQVWLYAGIVAETPNVKNKLRFLIFFDDGYASYVTQSELYPICRPLKKTWEDIEDISCRDFIEEYITAYPNRPMVLLKSGQLIKTEWEGTWWKSRVEEVDGSLVKILFLDDKRCEWIYRGSTRLEPMFSMKTSTASTLEKKQGGQLRTRPNMGDEGTWWSRT from the exons ATGACTTCCTTTCCTGGGTGTTTTGGTTTGGGTACTGCTGCAGCAGCTGGGATGGAACCTCAAGAGATTGCTGAGCTACAGCAGGCTGTGGTGGAGGAGCTGGGTATCTCCATGGAAGAACTGCGACAGTTTATCGATGAGGAACTGGAAAAGATGGACTGTGTGAAGCAGCGCAAGAAGCAGCTAGCTGAGTTGGAGACATGGGTGGTGCAAAAAGAGTCTGAAGTTGCCCATGTTGATCAACTCTTTGATGAAGCATCCAG GGCAGTGACTAATTGTGAATCTCTGGTGAAGGATTTCTACTCCAAACTGGGGCTGCAGTATCGAGAGAGCAGTTCTGAAGATGAAGCCTCTAAACCCACAGAAGTAATTGAGATTcctgatgaggatgatgatgtcCTCAGTGTTGATTCAG GTGATGCAGGCAGTAGAACCCCAAAGGACCAGAAG CTTCGAGAAGCTATGGCTGCCCTGAGGAAGTCAGCTCAGGATGTCCAGAAGTTCATGGATGCTGTCAACAAGAAGACTAGTTCCCAGGACCTGAGTAAAG GAGCCTTGGGTCAAGTACCTATTGAACTGAGTAAGGATGGTGATCTAGTAGTCAACATGAGAATCCTGGGCAAGAAAAGGACCAAGACATGGCATAAGGGAACCCTCATTGCCATCCAGACAGTTG GGGCTGGGAGGAAGTTCAAAGTCAAATTTGACAACAAAGGGAAGAGCCTATTGTCTGGAAACCATATTGCCTATGACTACCACCCTCCAGCGGACAAGTTGTATGTGGGCAGCCGTGTGGTAGCCAAGTATAAGGATGGGAATCAGGTTTGGCTCTATGCTGGCATCGTGGCTGAGACTCCAAATGTCAAAAATAAGCTCAG attcctcatcttcTTTGATGATGGCTACGCATCCTATGTCACACAGTCTGAGCTCTATCCCATTTGTAGACCAC TGAAGAAGACGTGGGAGGACATAGAGGACATCTCATGCcgtgatttcattgaagaatatATCACTGCCTACCCCAACCGTCCCATGGTGCTACTTAAGAGTGGGCAGCTCATAAAGACTGAATGGGAAGGCACTTGGTGGAAGTCACGGGTGGAAGAGGTGGACGGGAGCCTCGTCAAGATCCTCTTCCTG GATGACAAGCGGTGTGAATGGATCTATCGAGGCTCAACTCGACTGGAGCCCATGTTCAGCATGAAGACATCCACTGCTTCCACACTGGAGAAGAAGCAAGGGGGACAGCTTCGAACACGCCCAAACATGG GAGATGAGGGTACATGGTGGAGTAGGACATAA